In Chrysoperla carnea chromosome 2, inChrCarn1.1, whole genome shotgun sequence, the following proteins share a genomic window:
- the LOC123293342 gene encoding 26S proteasome non-ATPase regulatory subunit 9 yields the protein MVVPSMATHPEREKVLKLINEKDKIEAQIKELNLILTTNNVGLRDPLVDDEGFPLSHVDVYQVRHARHKIICLQNDHKAIMKQIEKGLYEIYGQGNGEPNATGGSLQTIGETTIIPASTTTSAPLNPIARVNMVREGSPADIDGIRVDDLIVEFGSLNINNFEELMDFAKVAKHSEGIPMQVKIMRNNKLVEVSLTPRTWVGRGLLGCNILPLESVER from the exons atggttGTTCCAAGTATGGCAACTCATCCAGAAcgtgaaaaagttttaaaattaataaatgaaaaggaTAAAATTGAAGCTCAAATAAAGGAACTCAATCTTATTTTAACAACT aataatgttGGACTTCGTGATCCATTGGTCGATGATGAAGGTTTTCCCTTGAGTCATGTGGATGTTTATCAAGTTCGCCATGCAAGACACAAAATTATAT GTCTTCAAAATGATCACAAAGCAATTatgaaacaaattgaaaaagggTTGTATGAAATCTATGGACAAGGTAATGGAGAACCAAATGCAACCGGTGGTTCGTTACAGACTATTGGTGAAACAACAATAATTCCGGCAAGTACAACAACTTCGGCCCCGTTAAATCCAATTGCTAGAGTTAACATGGTTCGAGAAGGATCTCCAGCTGATATTGat GGTATTCGCGTGgatgatttaattgttgaatttggatcattgaatataaataatttcgaaGAATTGATGGATTTTGCAAAAGTTGCCAAACATTCAGAAGGTATACCAATGCAAGTAAAAATTATGAGAAACAACAAACTTGTTGAAGTCAGCTTAACTCCACGTACATGGGTAGGACGTGGACTTTTAGGATGTAATATTTTACCACTGGAGAGTGTTGAacgataa